The proteins below come from a single Drosophila suzukii chromosome X, CBGP_Dsuzu_IsoJpt1.0, whole genome shotgun sequence genomic window:
- the sdt gene encoding uncharacterized protein sdt isoform X6 → MQANSSRSNLSAQSSGTPSASTISSSQGKQQVVELSGYVIILVENVEGKIKLYGSPPDRDNLEVGDEILEVNGLTLENISRTEVIRHIHDCIKSCTICLRVRKKNDSRLAWDIGNSVQDAFVIAVEEHARERLQRLAALNRVTPVDITQLSKKLQQTKSGTTTSQRQDLSFLNESTPIYVTSFTSNQITCSSSTMTTATAGGPISAPSLATATTTVPTASSSSSAMHTTTVVAQIEHGASALVSAAVAAATAADRNANSTTSAALKQTVNCMGSGASASASAGATTGSSSTSSATGHIYQTSQAQQQQLQQLQQQLAAAAAAGKPLQAKSLLASSLQHLAEEVDNEDLDDDDDVDGANYCGITYISYNNKHAQLPTTTLPATTALPAAAATLATTAAIHQQRVQQQQQQLHHHSSNYPPTGAATSSHLNRPSAPAPLQLGGPINPCFVDAQTSTSPLMLQQQQQQQQDVALASSSSVLMERHVHGTTTPKTEYSTAISSGQLQQAFAELQLHSSNNNATLQQQHHQQQQQQHLLLSNNNNSNNSMAAAQTTASLMKNCDLLISNNLYPPRRELLEDVLVHQASDVHLYGPGATAAIASSSSRSQQQHQLLSAAYELQQQQLQLQQQQQQQNSPTSSISIGRTEILLGDQSLRQDPRGNRRRSGSSIVVLDGDDLKPCLPDDYISGQHHLNHQQQLQLQQQLQQQHPLQQQHYRTHSGDIREIDQEMLTMLSVNQDNGPHREMAVDCPDTFIARNKTPPRYPPPRPPQLNGNAKPVPPPRDHLRVEKDGRLVNCSPAPQLPDRRAPGNASSGSSSGPPHPLQQQQIAQIVEPTLEQLDSIKKYQEQLRRRREEEERIAQQNEFLRNSLRGSRKLKALQDTATPGKAVAQQQQQATQVTQVVGVENEAYLPDEDQPQAEQIDGYGELITALTRLQSQLSKSGLSTLAGRVSAAHSVLASASVAHVLAARTAVLQRRRSRHSGPLHHSALGLQKDIVELLTQSNTAAAIELGNLLTSHEMEGLLLAHDRIANHTDGTPSPTPTPTPAILGGVVVSGHSSPVTGPKRNLGMVVPPPVVPPPLAQRGAMPLPRGESPPPVPMPPLASMPMNLPMSACFGTLNDQNDNIRIIQIEKSTEPLGATVRNEGEAVVIGRIVRGGAAEKSGLLHEGDEILEVNGQELRGKTVNEVCALLGAMQGTLTFLIVPAGSPPVHGGVMGGGPTGNTLAGLGGAHRDTAVLHVRAHFDYDPEDDLYIPCRELGISFQKGDVLHVISREDPNWWQAYREGEEDQTLAGLIPSQSFQHQRETMKLAIAEEAGLARSRGKDGSGSKGATLLCARKGRKKKKKASSEAGYPLYATTAPDETDPEEILTYEEVALYYPRATHKRPIVLIGPPNIGRHELRQRLMADSERFSAAVPHTSRARREGEVPGVDYHFITRQAFEADILARRFVEHGEYEKAYYGTSLEAIRTVVASGKICVLNLHPQSLKLLRASDLKPYVVLVAPPSLDKLRQKKLRNGEPFKEEELKDIIATARDMEARWGHLFDMIIINNDTERAYHQLLAEINSLEREPQWVPAQWVHNNRDES, encoded by the exons CTGCAACAAACCAAGAGCGGCACGACAACGAGTCAGCGGCAGGACCTCAGCTTCCTGAACGAGTCGACGCCGATCTATGTGACGTCCTTCACGAGCAACCAGATCACCTGCAGCAGTTCCACGATGACGACGGCCACCGCCGGCGGCCCGATCAGTGCCCCATCCCTGGCGACGGCCACCACGACGGTGCCGACGGCATCCTCCTCCTCATCAGCGATGCACACCACCACGGTGGTGGCCCAAATCGAGCATGGAGCATCGGCGCTGGTCAGTGCCGCTGTGGCAGCAGCAACGGCCGCCGATCGGAATGCGAATAGCACCACATCGGCGGCATTAAAGCAAACTGTTAACTGCATGGGGAGTGGTGCAAGTGCAAGTGCAAGTGCAGGTGCAACCACTGGGAGTAGCTCTACCAGCAGTGCCACCGGTCACATTTACCAGACCAGCCAGGCGCAACAGCAGCAGTTGCAACAGTTGCAGCAGCAACTTGCCGCCGCAGCGGCAGCGGGGAAACCCCTCCAGGCTAAATCCCTGCTGGCCAGCAGCCTGCAACATCTCGCCGAGGAGGTGGACAACGAGGATTTGGACGATGATGACGACGTGGATGGGGCCAACTATTGTGGCATAACCTATATCAGCTATAACAACAAGCATGCCCAGTTGCCGACGACAACGCTGCCGGCGACCACTGCCTTgccagcggcagcagcaacattggccaccacagcagcaatACACCAGCAAAGggtgcaacagcagcagcagcagttgcaccaccacagcagcaactACCCACCAACAGGAGCAGCAACATCCAGCCATCTCAATCGACCCTCGGCACCGGCACCACTGCAACTCGGAGGACCCATCAATCCCTGTTTCGTGGATGCCCAGACATCAACGTCGCCGCTGATgttgcaacagcagcagcaacagcagcaggatGTGGCACTTGCCTCATCATCGTCAGTGTTGATGGAGCGACATGTACATGGCACCACCACGCCCAAAACCGAGTACTCCACGGCCATTTCCAGTGGCCAACTGCAGCAGGCCTTTGCCGAATTGCAACTTCACTCCAGCAACAATAATGCCAcactgcagcagcaacaccatcagcaacagcagcagcaacacttACTTTtaagcaacaacaataatagcAATAATTCAATGGCAGCGGCACAGACAACGGCATCCCTGATGAAGAATTGTGATCTACTGATATCGAACAATCTGTATCCACCGAGAAGAGAG TTACTAGAAGACGTCTTAGTCCATCAAGCCAGTGATGTCCATTTATATGGCCCAGGTGCAACAGCAGCAAtcgccagcagcagcagcagatcacagcagcaacatcagttGCTGAGTGCCGCCTACGagttgcagcagcagcaattgcaactgcaacagcagcagcagcaacagaacAGTCCCACAAGTAGCATATCAATAGGAAGAACTGAAATTTTACTGGGCGATCAGAGTTTGCGGCAGGATCCCAGAGG GAATCGCCGGCGCTCCGGCTCGAGCATTGTTGTGCTGGACGGCGACGACTTGAAGCCATGTCTGCCGGATGACTACATAAGCGGCCAGCACCACCTgaaccaccagcagcagctgcaattgcagcagcagctacagcagcaacatccgCTCCAGCAGCAACACTATCGCACGCACTCGGGCGACATCAGGGAGATTGACCAGGAAATGCTGACCATGCTGTCGGTGAACCAAGATAACG GTCCACACCGTGAGATGGCCGTCGATTGTCCGGACACGTTCATCGCACGCAACAAGACGCCACCCAGATATCCGCCACCCCGTCCACCGCAG CTCAATGGAAATGCGAAGCCCGTGCCGCCGCCACGTGATCATTTGCGGGTGGAGAAGGATGGGCGGCTGGTCAACTGCTCCCCCGCCCCCCAACTTCCGGATCGAAGGGCGCCCGGAAATGcgagcagcggcagcagcagcggtCCGCCGCATccgctgcagcagcagcagatcgCCCAGATCGTGGAGCCCACTTTGGAGCAGCTGGACAGCATCAAAAAATACCAG GAGCAACTGCGCCGGCGACgcgaggaggaggagcgcATAGCGCAGCAGAATGAGTTCCTGCGGAACAGCCTGCGTGGTTCCCGGAAGCTGAAGGCGCTCCAGGACACGGCCACGCCCGGCAAGGCGGTGgcccaacagcagcagcaggccaCGCAGGTCACCCAGGTGGTGGGCGTGGAGAATGAGGCCTATCTGCCCGACGAGGATCAGCCGCAGGCGGAGCAGATCGATG GCTATGGCGAGTTGATAACCGCCCTCACCCGCCTCCAAAGCCAGCTGAGCAAGAGTGGGCTGAGCACCCTGGCGGGCAGGGTTTCGGCCGCCCACAGTGTCCTGGCCAGCGCCAGTGTGGCCCATGTCCTGGCCGCCCGCACCGCTGTCCTCCAGCGACGGCGTTCCCGCCACTCTGGCCCACTGCATCACAGTGCCCTCGGTCTGCAAAAGGACATTGTGGAGCTGCTCACCCAATCGAATACGGCGGCGGCGATCGAACTGGGCAACCTGCTGACCAGCCACGAAATGGAGGGTCTGCTCCTGGCCCACGATCGCATTGCCAATCACACGGATGGCACGCCCTCAcccacgcccacgcccacGCCGGCGATTTTGGGAGGAGTGGTGGTCAGTGGTCACAGCAGTCCGGTGACAGGACCCAAACGGAATCTGGGTATGGTGGTGCCACCACCTGTGGTCCCACCGCCACTGGCGCAGCGAGGAGCGATGCCACTGCCACGCGGGGAATCCCCACCGCCGGTGCCCATGCCACCACTGGCCAGTATGCCCATGAATCTGCCGATGAGTGCGTGCTTTGGCACACTGAACGATCAGAACGACAACATCCGGATCATACAGATTGAAAAGTCCACAGAGCCACTGGGCGCCACCGTGCGCAACGAAGGCGAGGCGGTGGTCATCGGAAGGATTGTCCGTGGTGGAGCGGCAGAGAAGTCGGGACTTCTGCACGAGGGCGACGAGATCCTGGAGGTCAATGGTCAGGAGTTGCGGGGCAAGACGGTGAACGAGGTGTGCGCCCTACTGGGCGCCATGCAGGGCACCCTGACCTTCCTCATTGTCCCAGCCGGCAGTCCACCCGTCCATGGCGGTGTGATGGGCGGTGGGCCAACGGGCAACACCCTGGCCGGATTGGGCGGTGCCCATCGGGACACCGCCGTGCTGCATGTGCGGGCGCACTTCGACTACGATCCGGAGGATGATCTGTATATACCCTGCCGGGAGCTGGGCATCAGCTTCCAGAAGGGCGATGTGCTGCACGTGATCAGCCGCGAGGATCCCAACTGGTGGCAGGCGTATCGCGAGGGCGAGGAGGACCAGACGCTGGCCGGTCTAATTCCTAGTCAGTCGTTCCAGCATCAGCGCGAGACGATGAAGCTGGCCATTGCGGAGGAGGCGGGATTGGCGCGATCCCGGGGCAAGGACGGATCGGGCAGCAAAGGGGCCACGCTCCTCTGTGCGCGCAAGGGTcgcaaaaagaagaagaaggcCAGCTCCGAGGCGGG GTATCCCTTGTACGCCACCACGGCTCCGGATGAGACGGACCCGGAGGAGATACTCACCTATGAGGAGGTGGCCCTGTACTATCCCCGCGCCACCCACAAGCGGCCCATCGTCCTCATCGGCCCGCCCAACATTGGTAGACATGAGCTGCGCCAACGCCTGATGGCTGACTCGGAGCGATTCTCCGCCGCAGTGCCAC ACACGTCACGAGCCCGCAGGGAGGGCGAAGTGCCCGGAGTGGATTACCACTTTATCACGCGCCAAGCCTTCGAGGCGGATATTTTGGCGCGTCGCTTTGTGGAGCACGGTGAATACGAGAAGGCCTACTACG GCACATCACTGGAGGCCATTCGCACGGTGGTGGCCAGCGGCAAGATCTGTGTGCTCAACCTGCATCCGCAGAGCCTAAAGCTGCTGCGCGCCTCCGACCTCAAGCCGTATGTGGTCCTGGTGGCGCCGCCCAGTCTGGACAAGCTGCGCCAAAAGAAGCTGCGCAACGGCGAACCCTTCAAG GAGGAAGAGCTCAAAGACATCATTGCCACGGCCAGGGATATGGAGGCCCGTTGGGGTCACCTGTTCGATATGATCATCATCAACAACGACACGGAGCGCGCCTACCACCAGCTGCTGGCCGAGATCAACTCGCTGGAACGGGAGCCGCAGTGGGTGCCCGCCCAGTGGGTGCACAACAATCGCGACGAGTCATAA
- the sdt gene encoding uncharacterized protein sdt isoform X4 has translation MQANSSRSNLSAQSSGTPSASTISSSQGKQQVVELSGYVIILVENVEGKIKLYGSPPDRDNLEVGDEILEVNGLTLENISRTEVIRHIHDCIKSCTICLRVRKKNDSRLAWDIGNSVQDAFVIAVEEHARERLQRLAALNRVTPVDITQLSKKLQQTKSGTTTSQRQDLSFLNESTPIYVTSFTSNQITCSSSTMTTATAGGPISAPSLATATTTVPTASSSSSAMHTTTVVAQIEHGASALVSAAVAAATAADRNANSTTSAALKQTVNCMGSGASASASAGATTGSSSTSSATGHIYQTSQAQQQQLQQLQQQLAAAAAAGKPLQAKSLLASSLQHLAEEVDNEDLDDDDDVDGANYCGITYISYNNKHAQLPTTTLPATTALPAAAATLATTAAIHQQRVQQQQQQLHHHSSNYPPTGAATSSHLNRPSAPAPLQLGGPINPCFVDAQTSTSPLMLQQQQQQQQDVALASSSSVLMERHVHGTTTPKTEYSTAISSGQLQQAFAELQLHSSNNNATLQQQHHQQQQQQHLLLSNNNNSNNSMAAAQTTASLMKNCDLLISNNLYPPRRELLEDVLVHQASDVHLYGPGATAAIASSSSRSQQQHQLLSAAYELQQQQLQLQQQQQQQNSPTSSISIGRTEILLGDQSLRQDPRGNRRRSGSSIVVLDGDDLKPCLPDDYISGQHHLNHQQQLQLQQQLQQQHPLQQQHYRTHSGDIREIDQEMLTMLSVNQDNGPHREMAVDCPDTFIARNKTPPRYPPPRPPQLNGNAKPVPPPRDHLRVEKDGRLVNCSPAPQLPDRRAPGNASSGSSSGPPHPLQQQQIAQIVEPTLEQLDSIKKYQEQLRRRREEEERIAQQNEFLRNSLRGSRKLKALQDTATPGKAVAQQQQQATQVTQVVGVENEAYLPDEDQPQAEQIDGYGELITALTRLQSQLSKSGLSTLAGRVSAAHSVLASASVAHVLAARTAVLQRRRSRHSGPLHHSALGLQKDIVELLTQSNTAAAIELGNLLTSHEMEGLLLAHDRIANHTDGTPSPTPTPTPAILGGVVVSGHSSPVTGPKRNLGMVVPPPVVPPPLAQRGAMPLPRGESPPPVPMPPLASMPMNLPMSACFGTLNDQNDNIRIIQIEKSTEPLGATVRNEGEAVVIGRIVRGGAAEKSGLLHEGDEILEVNGQELRGKTVNEVCALLGAMQGTLTFLIVPAGSPPVHGGVMGGGPTGNTLAGLGGAHRDTAVLHVRAHFDYDPEDDLYIPCRELGISFQKGDVLHVISREDPNWWQAYREGEEDQTLAGLIPSQSFQHQRETMKLAIAEEAGLARSRGKDGSGSKGATLLCARKGRKKKKKASSEAGYPLYATTAPDETDPEEILTYEEVALYYPRATHKRPIVLIGPPNIGRHELRQRLMADSERFSAAVPLFYLLEERLRPAKAKAQVKDTSRARREGEVPGVDYHFITRQAFEADILARRFVEHGEYEKAYYGTSLEAIRTVVASGKICVLNLHPQSLKLLRASDLKPYVVLVAPPSLDKLRQKKLRNGEPFKEEELKDIIATARDMEARWGHLFDMIIINNDTERAYHQLLAEINSLEREPQWVPAQWVHNNRDES, from the exons CTGCAACAAACCAAGAGCGGCACGACAACGAGTCAGCGGCAGGACCTCAGCTTCCTGAACGAGTCGACGCCGATCTATGTGACGTCCTTCACGAGCAACCAGATCACCTGCAGCAGTTCCACGATGACGACGGCCACCGCCGGCGGCCCGATCAGTGCCCCATCCCTGGCGACGGCCACCACGACGGTGCCGACGGCATCCTCCTCCTCATCAGCGATGCACACCACCACGGTGGTGGCCCAAATCGAGCATGGAGCATCGGCGCTGGTCAGTGCCGCTGTGGCAGCAGCAACGGCCGCCGATCGGAATGCGAATAGCACCACATCGGCGGCATTAAAGCAAACTGTTAACTGCATGGGGAGTGGTGCAAGTGCAAGTGCAAGTGCAGGTGCAACCACTGGGAGTAGCTCTACCAGCAGTGCCACCGGTCACATTTACCAGACCAGCCAGGCGCAACAGCAGCAGTTGCAACAGTTGCAGCAGCAACTTGCCGCCGCAGCGGCAGCGGGGAAACCCCTCCAGGCTAAATCCCTGCTGGCCAGCAGCCTGCAACATCTCGCCGAGGAGGTGGACAACGAGGATTTGGACGATGATGACGACGTGGATGGGGCCAACTATTGTGGCATAACCTATATCAGCTATAACAACAAGCATGCCCAGTTGCCGACGACAACGCTGCCGGCGACCACTGCCTTgccagcggcagcagcaacattggccaccacagcagcaatACACCAGCAAAGggtgcaacagcagcagcagcagttgcaccaccacagcagcaactACCCACCAACAGGAGCAGCAACATCCAGCCATCTCAATCGACCCTCGGCACCGGCACCACTGCAACTCGGAGGACCCATCAATCCCTGTTTCGTGGATGCCCAGACATCAACGTCGCCGCTGATgttgcaacagcagcagcaacagcagcaggatGTGGCACTTGCCTCATCATCGTCAGTGTTGATGGAGCGACATGTACATGGCACCACCACGCCCAAAACCGAGTACTCCACGGCCATTTCCAGTGGCCAACTGCAGCAGGCCTTTGCCGAATTGCAACTTCACTCCAGCAACAATAATGCCAcactgcagcagcaacaccatcagcaacagcagcagcaacacttACTTTtaagcaacaacaataatagcAATAATTCAATGGCAGCGGCACAGACAACGGCATCCCTGATGAAGAATTGTGATCTACTGATATCGAACAATCTGTATCCACCGAGAAGAGAG TTACTAGAAGACGTCTTAGTCCATCAAGCCAGTGATGTCCATTTATATGGCCCAGGTGCAACAGCAGCAAtcgccagcagcagcagcagatcacagcagcaacatcagttGCTGAGTGCCGCCTACGagttgcagcagcagcaattgcaactgcaacagcagcagcagcaacagaacAGTCCCACAAGTAGCATATCAATAGGAAGAACTGAAATTTTACTGGGCGATCAGAGTTTGCGGCAGGATCCCAGAGG GAATCGCCGGCGCTCCGGCTCGAGCATTGTTGTGCTGGACGGCGACGACTTGAAGCCATGTCTGCCGGATGACTACATAAGCGGCCAGCACCACCTgaaccaccagcagcagctgcaattgcagcagcagctacagcagcaacatccgCTCCAGCAGCAACACTATCGCACGCACTCGGGCGACATCAGGGAGATTGACCAGGAAATGCTGACCATGCTGTCGGTGAACCAAGATAACG GTCCACACCGTGAGATGGCCGTCGATTGTCCGGACACGTTCATCGCACGCAACAAGACGCCACCCAGATATCCGCCACCCCGTCCACCGCAG CTCAATGGAAATGCGAAGCCCGTGCCGCCGCCACGTGATCATTTGCGGGTGGAGAAGGATGGGCGGCTGGTCAACTGCTCCCCCGCCCCCCAACTTCCGGATCGAAGGGCGCCCGGAAATGcgagcagcggcagcagcagcggtCCGCCGCATccgctgcagcagcagcagatcgCCCAGATCGTGGAGCCCACTTTGGAGCAGCTGGACAGCATCAAAAAATACCAG GAGCAACTGCGCCGGCGACgcgaggaggaggagcgcATAGCGCAGCAGAATGAGTTCCTGCGGAACAGCCTGCGTGGTTCCCGGAAGCTGAAGGCGCTCCAGGACACGGCCACGCCCGGCAAGGCGGTGgcccaacagcagcagcaggccaCGCAGGTCACCCAGGTGGTGGGCGTGGAGAATGAGGCCTATCTGCCCGACGAGGATCAGCCGCAGGCGGAGCAGATCGATG GCTATGGCGAGTTGATAACCGCCCTCACCCGCCTCCAAAGCCAGCTGAGCAAGAGTGGGCTGAGCACCCTGGCGGGCAGGGTTTCGGCCGCCCACAGTGTCCTGGCCAGCGCCAGTGTGGCCCATGTCCTGGCCGCCCGCACCGCTGTCCTCCAGCGACGGCGTTCCCGCCACTCTGGCCCACTGCATCACAGTGCCCTCGGTCTGCAAAAGGACATTGTGGAGCTGCTCACCCAATCGAATACGGCGGCGGCGATCGAACTGGGCAACCTGCTGACCAGCCACGAAATGGAGGGTCTGCTCCTGGCCCACGATCGCATTGCCAATCACACGGATGGCACGCCCTCAcccacgcccacgcccacGCCGGCGATTTTGGGAGGAGTGGTGGTCAGTGGTCACAGCAGTCCGGTGACAGGACCCAAACGGAATCTGGGTATGGTGGTGCCACCACCTGTGGTCCCACCGCCACTGGCGCAGCGAGGAGCGATGCCACTGCCACGCGGGGAATCCCCACCGCCGGTGCCCATGCCACCACTGGCCAGTATGCCCATGAATCTGCCGATGAGTGCGTGCTTTGGCACACTGAACGATCAGAACGACAACATCCGGATCATACAGATTGAAAAGTCCACAGAGCCACTGGGCGCCACCGTGCGCAACGAAGGCGAGGCGGTGGTCATCGGAAGGATTGTCCGTGGTGGAGCGGCAGAGAAGTCGGGACTTCTGCACGAGGGCGACGAGATCCTGGAGGTCAATGGTCAGGAGTTGCGGGGCAAGACGGTGAACGAGGTGTGCGCCCTACTGGGCGCCATGCAGGGCACCCTGACCTTCCTCATTGTCCCAGCCGGCAGTCCACCCGTCCATGGCGGTGTGATGGGCGGTGGGCCAACGGGCAACACCCTGGCCGGATTGGGCGGTGCCCATCGGGACACCGCCGTGCTGCATGTGCGGGCGCACTTCGACTACGATCCGGAGGATGATCTGTATATACCCTGCCGGGAGCTGGGCATCAGCTTCCAGAAGGGCGATGTGCTGCACGTGATCAGCCGCGAGGATCCCAACTGGTGGCAGGCGTATCGCGAGGGCGAGGAGGACCAGACGCTGGCCGGTCTAATTCCTAGTCAGTCGTTCCAGCATCAGCGCGAGACGATGAAGCTGGCCATTGCGGAGGAGGCGGGATTGGCGCGATCCCGGGGCAAGGACGGATCGGGCAGCAAAGGGGCCACGCTCCTCTGTGCGCGCAAGGGTcgcaaaaagaagaagaaggcCAGCTCCGAGGCGGG GTATCCCTTGTACGCCACCACGGCTCCGGATGAGACGGACCCGGAGGAGATACTCACCTATGAGGAGGTGGCCCTGTACTATCCCCGCGCCACCCACAAGCGGCCCATCGTCCTCATCGGCCCGCCCAACATTGGTAGACATGAGCTGCGCCAACGCCTGATGGCTGACTCGGAGCGATTCTCCGCCGCAGTGCCAC TCTTCTATTTACTGGAGGAGCGGCTCAGGCCGGCCAAGGCCAAGGCTCAGGTCAAGG ACACGTCACGAGCCCGCAGGGAGGGCGAAGTGCCCGGAGTGGATTACCACTTTATCACGCGCCAAGCCTTCGAGGCGGATATTTTGGCGCGTCGCTTTGTGGAGCACGGTGAATACGAGAAGGCCTACTACG GCACATCACTGGAGGCCATTCGCACGGTGGTGGCCAGCGGCAAGATCTGTGTGCTCAACCTGCATCCGCAGAGCCTAAAGCTGCTGCGCGCCTCCGACCTCAAGCCGTATGTGGTCCTGGTGGCGCCGCCCAGTCTGGACAAGCTGCGCCAAAAGAAGCTGCGCAACGGCGAACCCTTCAAG GAGGAAGAGCTCAAAGACATCATTGCCACGGCCAGGGATATGGAGGCCCGTTGGGGTCACCTGTTCGATATGATCATCATCAACAACGACACGGAGCGCGCCTACCACCAGCTGCTGGCCGAGATCAACTCGCTGGAACGGGAGCCGCAGTGGGTGCCCGCCCAGTGGGTGCACAACAATCGCGACGAGTCATAA